One genomic window of Candidatus Kuenenia stuttgartiensis includes the following:
- a CDS encoding DUF362 domain-containing protein: protein MDLKNNHFSRRDFLRNAAMGAVGVGIGAMGINGFRETFGADSDTDMLSKSRVIAVKDIGIISKSAPDQIRVDKMVDEGMFALTGKKTTKDAWRCFFTSEDVVGVKINPIGGKLLSTRPEVVNAIIAGLLAAGVKENNIIVWDRFEEHLVSAGYEVNRGTAGVRYYGTEHTAGYDRDVYYESHDDDPKLRQDDGARSLFSRIVTQQTTAIINVPVMKDHGIAGVTLCLKNIGFGVINNTPRFHSSPYYCDPASAEVCAHPAIKNKLRLHIVDALQACFSGGPRPKASNTIWNEEQLFFGTDPVAIDRIGLDIIDAKRRENRLMPVSQKAKHIVNAGKKGLGKYEMKDIEYIKLRR, encoded by the coding sequence ATGGACTTAAAAAACAATCATTTTTCTCGTAGGGATTTCTTAAGGAATGCCGCGATGGGCGCCGTTGGGGTTGGAATAGGCGCTATGGGCATTAATGGCTTCAGAGAAACCTTTGGCGCAGATTCTGATACCGATATGCTATCAAAGAGCAGGGTTATTGCCGTAAAAGACATCGGGATTATAAGCAAGAGTGCCCCTGATCAAATAAGGGTTGATAAAATGGTGGACGAAGGAATGTTTGCGCTTACCGGCAAAAAAACCACTAAAGACGCCTGGCGCTGTTTTTTTACATCGGAGGATGTTGTAGGCGTCAAGATCAACCCGATAGGCGGCAAATTGCTTTCTACCAGACCGGAAGTGGTAAACGCCATCATAGCCGGGTTGCTTGCTGCAGGCGTTAAGGAAAATAATATCATCGTCTGGGACCGTTTTGAAGAACATCTGGTCAGCGCAGGCTATGAGGTAAACAGAGGAACCGCCGGCGTACGGTATTACGGCACGGAACATACGGCAGGATACGACAGGGATGTCTATTACGAATCGCACGACGATGACCCGAAATTACGCCAGGATGACGGCGCAAGGTCTCTTTTCAGCAGGATTGTCACGCAGCAGACTACTGCCATTATTAATGTGCCGGTAATGAAAGACCATGGCATTGCCGGCGTAACCCTGTGTCTCAAAAATATCGGATTTGGCGTAATAAATAATACCCCGCGGTTTCATTCTTCACCCTATTACTGCGACCCTGCTTCTGCGGAGGTTTGCGCCCATCCTGCCATTAAAAATAAACTGCGCCTGCATATTGTTGACGCATTACAGGCATGCTTCTCAGGAGGCCCCAGACCCAAGGCCTCCAACACTATTTGGAATGAAGAACAGTTGTTTTTTGGAACAGACCCTGTGGCAATAGACCGGATAGGGCTTGATATAATAGATGCAAAACGCAGAGAAAACCGCTTAATGCCTGTATCGCAAAAAGCAAAACACATCGTCAATGCAGGGAAAAAGGGATTGGGCAAGTATGAAATGAAAGATATTGAGTACATAAAACTACGCAGGTAA
- a CDS encoding dicarboxylate/amino acid:cation symporter has product MYIIIAVVAGMVTGGFVPDIAVKFSLLGEIFINALMMLVIPIVILSLIVGITNLGDLSSLGTLGWRTIVYYLTTTCIAVLIGIALVNIIQPGKGLSTGEIYPDASYTIQENNPYGVNEDTMGGVFRQILIGDKESGKQGMLPHNIFAAMAQMEILPLIVFSILIGLSLSALGPKAQSAVNVISILNDAVMKITHWVLYIAPIGIFGLISSRVGQAGGFSGFIPELYLLGKYSFTVLIGLAIHGFVILPLILKIFGKRSPVIFGKGMSAALLNAFSTASSSATLPLTMQCAEEKNKISNRTASFVLPLGATINMDGTALYEAVTAIFIAQAYGITMTPAMQIIIFVTATPAAIGAAGIPEAGLITMVIVLKSVGLPIEGIGLILAIDWILDRFRTAVNVWGDSVGAGVIERYELNKNI; this is encoded by the coding sequence TTGTATATTATTATTGCGGTAGTTGCAGGTATGGTAACGGGGGGATTCGTTCCTGACATAGCAGTCAAATTTTCCCTGCTGGGCGAAATATTCATCAACGCATTAATGATGCTTGTAATTCCCATTGTTATTTTATCGCTTATTGTTGGAATAACAAATCTCGGCGATCTTAGCAGTCTTGGGACACTTGGCTGGCGCACAATAGTTTACTACCTGACAACGACATGTATTGCCGTACTGATCGGTATTGCCCTGGTAAACATTATTCAGCCTGGAAAAGGGTTGTCGACAGGTGAAATCTATCCTGACGCATCTTACACAATACAGGAAAATAATCCCTATGGTGTCAATGAGGATACGATGGGAGGCGTCTTTCGACAAATACTAATAGGTGACAAAGAAAGCGGGAAGCAGGGGATGTTGCCACATAATATTTTTGCCGCAATGGCTCAAATGGAGATTCTGCCCTTAATTGTCTTTTCCATCTTAATTGGTCTGTCATTATCTGCATTGGGGCCAAAAGCCCAATCTGCGGTTAATGTCATTTCTATTCTCAATGATGCGGTTATGAAAATAACACACTGGGTGCTGTATATTGCGCCTATTGGTATTTTCGGTTTGATTTCTTCCAGGGTTGGACAGGCAGGGGGATTCAGCGGATTCATTCCTGAATTGTACTTACTGGGAAAATATTCTTTTACGGTTTTAATCGGTCTTGCCATTCACGGTTTCGTTATTTTGCCCCTCATACTAAAAATATTCGGGAAAAGGAGTCCTGTTATTTTTGGAAAAGGCATGAGCGCCGCCTTGCTAAATGCATTTTCTACAGCGTCCAGCTCGGCGACCCTTCCGCTTACCATGCAATGCGCTGAAGAAAAAAATAAAATTTCAAATAGAACGGCAAGTTTTGTTCTTCCGTTGGGAGCAACAATAAATATGGACGGAACGGCTCTCTACGAAGCAGTTACCGCGATATTTATCGCCCAGGCATATGGAATAACCATGACGCCCGCAATGCAAATCATTATATTTGTTACCGCAACACCTGCAGCCATAGGCGCTGCAGGCATTCCGGAGGCGGGATTAATTACTATGGTAATAGTGCTTAAGTCCGTTGGCTTACCCATCGAAGGCATTGGATTAATCCTGGCAATTGATTGGATTTTAGACAGATTCCGTACTGCAGTAAACGTGTGGGGCGATAGCGTTGGCGCCGGTGTGATTGAAAGGTATGAATTAAATAAAAATATATAG
- a CDS encoding IS630 family transposase has protein sequence MNPFLREKTRIEFKKAHKKEPHRRHADRIKAILLLDSGWSYEKVAEALLLDDQTIRNYEKLYKDKGFDGLLSDNYIGCVPKLTCEQEEQLKDHIRKNNYSAAKEIVEYVKQTFNKIYTPEGMVHTLDRLGFTYKKTTIVPGKANPEKQKEFIENYKQLKEEKAPGDKILFMDGVHPQHNSTSAYCWIEKGKKKEIPSNTGRKRINLNGAIDIETFEVTIREDESINAQSTIKLFHEIESRYAQAGTIYIISDNAKYYRSKLVKEYLANSRIKIKFLPSYSPNLNLIERLWKFFRKKILYNKYYDTYEKFKNKCLSFFKNINEYTDELSTLLTENFQIIGEQISKI, from the coding sequence ATGAATCCATTTCTCCGTGAAAAAACCCGAATAGAATTTAAAAAAGCACATAAGAAAGAGCCTCATAGACGTCATGCCGACCGAATCAAAGCTATACTTCTTCTTGATTCAGGATGGAGTTATGAAAAAGTAGCAGAGGCGCTCTTGTTAGACGATCAAACAATCAGGAATTACGAAAAACTATACAAAGATAAAGGTTTTGACGGGCTTTTATCTGACAATTATATTGGCTGTGTGCCAAAACTCACCTGCGAACAAGAAGAACAATTAAAAGATCATATCAGGAAAAACAACTATAGTGCGGCAAAAGAAATTGTTGAATATGTAAAACAGACATTCAATAAAATCTATACACCCGAAGGAATGGTACATACCCTCGATAGATTAGGCTTTACTTACAAGAAAACTACAATAGTTCCAGGCAAAGCAAACCCTGAAAAACAAAAAGAATTTATCGAAAACTACAAACAACTCAAAGAAGAGAAAGCCCCTGGAGATAAGATACTTTTTATGGATGGAGTTCATCCACAGCACAATTCTACGTCTGCATATTGCTGGATAGAGAAAGGCAAAAAGAAGGAAATACCCTCTAATACCGGCAGGAAAAGAATAAATTTAAACGGGGCTATTGACATAGAAACCTTTGAAGTAACAATCCGGGAAGATGAAAGCATCAATGCTCAATCAACAATAAAGCTTTTCCATGAAATAGAGTCAAGGTATGCTCAAGCCGGTACTATTTACATAATCTCTGATAATGCTAAATATTACAGGTCTAAGTTGGTCAAAGAATACCTTGCAAATTCGAGAATAAAGATCAAATTTCTCCCTTCCTATTCGCCCAATTTAAATCTCATTGAAAGATTATGGAAATTCTTTCGCAAAAAAATATTGTATAACAAGTATTATGATACTTATGAGAAGTTTAAAAACAAATGTTTAAGTTTTTTCAAAAATATTAACGAGTATACAGATGAATTGTCTACTCTTTTAACTGAAAATTTTCAAATTATTGGCGAGCAAATTTCGAAAATCTGA
- the hemC gene encoding hydroxymethylbilane synthase gives MPKGKPIIVGSRGSKLALTQTNWVISELKKLNPGVEFEIKKISTSGDKITDVPLSRLGGVGVFTKELEVALIKEKIDLAVHSAKDIPTEVSEKLTLGAMPKRVDPSDVLISAKNVTLERLPGNARIGTSSLRRKAQLLALRPDFEIVDLRGNLDTRLKKLEADDLDGIIVAHAGLIRIGYTGQISEIIPFEIMLPAVGQGSLGIEIRKDDERINKILSKMDDLHTRIAVEAERALLAKLQGGCQVPIGAHAKVLNDEVHLEAVICTLDGERTIRDSHKGPANQAAAVGNELAQRMLDNGGDKILQEIRQNFPKQMP, from the coding sequence TTGCCAAAAGGAAAACCTATTATCGTTGGATCGCGGGGAAGTAAGCTTGCATTGACCCAGACAAATTGGGTTATTTCAGAGCTCAAGAAATTAAACCCCGGTGTTGAATTTGAAATAAAAAAAATATCTACCAGCGGAGATAAGATTACCGATGTGCCGTTGTCACGTCTGGGAGGCGTTGGCGTTTTTACCAAGGAACTTGAAGTTGCCTTGATTAAGGAGAAAATTGATCTTGCGGTGCATAGCGCAAAAGACATTCCTACAGAGGTGTCTGAGAAATTAACACTCGGTGCAATGCCAAAGCGGGTTGATCCCAGCGACGTTCTCATAAGCGCGAAAAACGTCACCCTTGAAAGACTGCCTGGAAATGCGCGTATCGGCACCAGCAGCCTGCGCAGAAAGGCACAACTCCTTGCGTTAAGGCCAGATTTTGAAATTGTAGATCTTCGGGGCAATCTTGATACCCGTCTAAAAAAACTCGAGGCTGACGATTTAGATGGTATTATCGTTGCCCATGCAGGTTTGATAAGGATAGGCTATACCGGACAGATCAGCGAAATCATTCCTTTCGAAATTATGTTACCCGCCGTAGGACAAGGGTCACTCGGAATAGAAATACGCAAAGATGATGAACGGATAAATAAAATACTATCGAAAATGGATGATCTGCACACCAGGATTGCAGTAGAGGCGGAACGTGCTTTATTGGCGAAACTCCAGGGTGGATGCCAGGTACCTATTGGAGCACATGCAAAAGTGCTTAATGATGAAGTACACCTCGAAGCGGTTATCTGTACGCTTGACGGAGAACGTACTATACGGGACAGTCACAAGGGACCTGCTAATCAAGCGGCTGCGGTTGGAAACGAACTTGCTCAAAGGATGCTGGACAATGGCGGTGATAAAATTTTACAGGAAATCAGGCAGAACTTCCCAAAACAAATGCCTTAA
- a CDS encoding protein-disulfide reductase DsbD family protein, translating to MKTSIFKRILYSLLLCIVIQKVSFADALPFRVYVEDVPGEVFVGDQIPITLIIAIDTGHYIYKDQVKMVSSEPYLYEVFFTKLPEGKTKIDPFLEKEVSFYEGQVAIAAYVQLTDNVPEGPYTIRLKVNYQGCSETICFAPKTEELLLPLKINSSQNMTFTGKTEDVSRVLQKEEVTSDVSDIQKTIEDKGLILSFIFIFLAGIGLSFTPCVYPMIPITVAVIGGQASGEQQGRRNSLRAFLLSLIYVLGISIVYAALGVTAASTGALFGAALQSPWVIGFVVAVFVALAMSMFGFYYLRVPSFISDRLGGKTGRGVAGVFVMGLISGIIASPCIGPILASLLVYIASTGNIFLGFWMLFVFAWGLGVLLIVLGTFSGAVKALPRSGAWMETVERIFGFLLIGAAFYYLRLIIPEGAFITLLGIFLIVVSVFSGGFDKLTFDSSRFQRTRKSFGLLAFIFGVYFLLGYMVNKGFILPPLFTDTNTRIGSVNNAEIHWITNEKEGLEIAKKEGKTAIIDFWASWCSACMELEKITYVDPQVIEESKKFVNIKIDATNAEDPEIKKLWKKYKVVGLPTIVFVNKDGVVLKDKTITGFVDAKKYLQALKSVE from the coding sequence ATGAAAACCAGCATATTCAAAAGAATTCTTTATAGTTTGTTATTATGTATCGTTATTCAAAAGGTTTCGTTTGCAGACGCTCTTCCCTTCAGAGTATATGTGGAGGACGTACCGGGTGAGGTTTTCGTTGGAGATCAAATCCCCATAACTCTAATCATTGCCATTGATACTGGCCATTACATTTACAAGGATCAGGTAAAAATGGTAAGCAGCGAACCGTATCTCTATGAGGTTTTCTTTACAAAACTTCCTGAAGGAAAAACAAAAATAGATCCCTTTCTGGAGAAAGAGGTAAGTTTTTACGAAGGACAGGTCGCGATAGCTGCGTATGTACAATTGACGGATAATGTGCCTGAAGGCCCTTATACGATTCGCCTGAAGGTAAACTATCAGGGGTGTTCGGAGACAATTTGTTTCGCCCCAAAGACAGAGGAATTACTCTTGCCGTTAAAAATCAATTCCTCTCAGAACATGACATTCACGGGGAAAACCGAAGATGTTTCGCGTGTATTGCAAAAAGAGGAAGTAACGTCGGATGTGAGCGATATACAGAAAACCATCGAGGATAAGGGGCTTATTTTATCATTTATTTTTATTTTCCTGGCAGGAATAGGCTTAAGCTTTACCCCATGTGTATATCCAATGATTCCCATTACCGTGGCGGTAATTGGCGGACAGGCTTCCGGCGAGCAGCAGGGAAGAAGAAATTCCCTGAGGGCATTCCTACTGTCATTGATTTATGTGCTGGGCATTTCCATTGTATATGCTGCGTTGGGAGTAACGGCAGCATCAACCGGCGCACTGTTCGGCGCCGCATTACAAAGCCCGTGGGTTATTGGTTTTGTTGTGGCGGTATTTGTAGCGCTCGCAATGAGTATGTTTGGATTTTACTACTTGCGTGTCCCGTCTTTTATTTCAGACAGGCTTGGCGGTAAAACAGGAAGGGGCGTTGCCGGTGTTTTTGTCATGGGTTTGATTTCAGGGATTATCGCTTCGCCGTGTATAGGCCCTATTCTTGCAAGTTTACTGGTATATATTGCGAGTACGGGAAATATCTTTTTAGGTTTCTGGATGCTGTTTGTCTTTGCGTGGGGATTGGGCGTTCTCCTTATCGTGCTGGGGACTTTTTCAGGCGCAGTAAAGGCGCTTCCCAGGTCCGGCGCGTGGATGGAAACCGTTGAGCGGATATTCGGTTTTCTTTTGATAGGAGCTGCTTTTTATTACCTGCGGCTCATTATTCCCGAAGGCGCTTTTATTACTTTACTCGGCATTTTCCTGATTGTTGTCTCGGTTTTTTCGGGGGGTTTTGATAAATTAACATTTGACAGCTCTCGTTTTCAGCGTACCAGGAAATCATTTGGTCTGTTAGCATTTATCTTCGGAGTATATTTTTTACTTGGATATATGGTAAACAAAGGATTCATTTTACCGCCGCTATTCACTGATACAAATACCAGAATTGGCAGTGTGAACAACGCGGAAATACATTGGATTACAAATGAAAAAGAGGGTTTGGAAATAGCAAAAAAGGAAGGGAAGACGGCAATAATTGATTTCTGGGCGTCGTGGTGTTCTGCCTGCATGGAATTAGAAAAAATCACGTATGTTGATCCGCAGGTAATAGAGGAGTCGAAGAAATTTGTCAATATTAAGATAGATGCTACAAACGCAGAAGATCCGGAAATAAAAAAACTTTGGAAAAAATACAAGGTTGTCGGTTTGCCAACGATAGTGTTCGTTAATAAGGACGGCGTAGTCCTGAAGGACAAAACAATAACGGGTTTTGTCGATGCAAAAAAATATTTGCAAGCGCTAAAAAGTGTGGAATAG
- a CDS encoding DUF4926 domain-containing protein → MQKGDVATIVEYHPVSKGEDGYSLEVFNAPGDTIAVITVPVSAIEPLAENEIFSIRTLVVEGKD, encoded by the coding sequence TTGCAGAAAGGCGACGTTGCTACTATTGTTGAGTATCACCCTGTTTCTAAGGGTGAAGATGGATATTCTTTAGAAGTATTTAATGCACCTGGAGACACCATAGCTGTGATAACGGTACCTGTGTCGGCAATTGAGCCTTTAGCAGAAAACGAGATTTTTAGTATTCGTACATTGGTGGTAGAAGGAAAAGATTAA
- a CDS encoding M12 family metallo-peptidase produces the protein MPKPKNTILQLKMLWYVVFLLAMSLNVHAGNEEIVSLFTSAVSGNLTSDDAVFGVAMSDSQQEVIINLIPLKSEIEAYEKVRMDFLEHSIVVRRTAFLRGLKESVTWIGKPEGREGSIIMSVCGDALFGQIELKDEVYKIVPVRGANTHRVFKLDPEKAAPIDDGGSIPHYDKLNDKEIKDSSSSEKRDDGSVFDVLVLYTNGFAEAYPGDELIAQISYLAGVANASYVNSEIGLTARVVGIEEVDYEDSGTTADALSDLTYGSGVFSDVADLRNRLGADLVVLLRVYTSGNDVCGRAWQMTSLSSSFENWAFSVVQVGEISSGSGSWYSYSYCSDQTLAHEMGHNMGCGHDDAYSATGVFEYSYGYCFYPYRSVMATCNGTRVNYFSNPDVSYEGFATGTDNANNARSINKVKLTVSQFRDSKCLGSITISPKELTLARQEGSEVTVTITGEYDSPSEGETINVTVNKAGRKQVSVSPSSGITDFNGQAAFTITAMKKKGTAKVKFKVGCLKKSMTVKVN, from the coding sequence ATGCCTAAACCCAAAAATACAATTTTGCAATTAAAAATGCTGTGGTATGTTGTTTTCCTGTTGGCTATGTCTCTAAATGTGCATGCCGGCAATGAAGAAATTGTTTCCCTCTTTACCTCTGCCGTGTCCGGGAATTTAACATCTGATGATGCAGTATTTGGCGTTGCAATGTCTGACAGTCAGCAGGAAGTTATTATCAACCTTATTCCTTTGAAATCAGAAATTGAAGCATATGAAAAGGTGCGCATGGATTTTCTGGAACATAGCATTGTTGTCAGACGCACTGCATTTCTTCGGGGGTTGAAGGAAAGCGTGACATGGATTGGAAAGCCTGAAGGTCGGGAAGGATCGATCATTATGTCGGTTTGCGGCGATGCCCTTTTTGGGCAGATTGAGCTGAAAGACGAGGTTTACAAGATAGTACCTGTCAGAGGCGCAAACACGCACCGGGTCTTTAAGCTCGATCCGGAAAAAGCCGCTCCCATAGACGACGGTGGCTCGATTCCGCATTATGATAAATTGAATGACAAAGAGATCAAGGATAGTTCTTCTTCCGAAAAAAGAGATGACGGATCGGTTTTTGACGTGCTTGTTTTATATACGAATGGTTTTGCGGAGGCATATCCGGGTGATGAGCTTATTGCCCAGATTAGTTATCTGGCCGGTGTAGCAAACGCTTCCTATGTAAACAGCGAAATTGGCCTTACTGCACGGGTTGTCGGAATAGAGGAGGTTGATTATGAAGACAGCGGAACAACGGCGGACGCCCTCAGTGATTTAACGTACGGGAGTGGCGTTTTTTCAGACGTGGCGGACCTGCGCAATCGTTTGGGCGCTGATCTTGTTGTTTTGTTGAGGGTTTACACGTCCGGTAACGATGTTTGTGGCAGAGCATGGCAAATGACGTCACTGAGTAGCTCGTTTGAAAATTGGGCATTTTCAGTGGTACAGGTAGGCGAAATTAGTTCTGGCAGTGGTTCTTGGTATTCGTATTCGTATTGTTCAGACCAAACCCTGGCCCATGAAATGGGACACAATATGGGGTGCGGACATGATGACGCATACTCGGCTACGGGTGTATTTGAATATTCATACGGCTATTGCTTTTATCCTTATAGGTCTGTCATGGCTACGTGCAATGGCACGAGGGTCAACTATTTTTCGAATCCGGATGTATCCTATGAAGGATTTGCTACCGGCACTGATAATGCCAATAATGCCCGTTCGATAAACAAAGTCAAACTAACGGTTTCTCAATTTCGGGATTCGAAATGCCTGGGGTCGATAACAATATCTCCTAAAGAATTGACACTTGCCAGGCAGGAAGGTAGTGAAGTGACGGTAACGATAACAGGCGAATACGATTCTCCGTCCGAAGGCGAGACAATAAATGTAACAGTAAATAAGGCGGGCAGGAAGCAGGTATCGGTTTCACCGTCCAGTGGTATCACAGACTTCAATGGTCAGGCGGCATTTACCATAACCGCAATGAAAAAGAAAGGAACTGCAAAGGTCAAATTTAAGGTAGGTTGTTTGAAGAAATCAATGACCGTGAAGGTTAACTAA
- a CDS encoding ATP-binding protein, translating into MQNRNCILFCMIIARKIKTLVQQRLKSYPAVALIGPRQSGKTTLARSLSTDYFDLEQEPEQLRLDVQWPSLIKTKRLIVLDEAQSWPELFPRLRGAIDMERQRLGRFLLLGSVSPALMKHVSESLAGRLSLVELTPLTLTELPDIPMTELWLRGGFPDGGVLTSDRYPQWQKDYLDLMTQRDLPSWGLSAKPQVMQRLLRMLAAVHGQLWNASQIGQSLGLSYHTVNTYVHFLEGTFLIRKLQPWFANVKKRLVRSPKCYWRDTGILHSLLGVQDYETLLNQPWVGASWEGFVIGQILDTLNMTGWPVDPWFFRTADGAEIDLMFRYKNKLWAIEVKLTSNPSLQDFDSLNRAADLVGADKRVLVSQTTQSAVGKMQISCSLQELLEMFVKPE; encoded by the coding sequence TTGCAAAATAGAAATTGTATTCTATTTTGTATGATTATCGCAAGAAAGATAAAAACGCTGGTACAACAGCGCCTGAAATCGTATCCGGCGGTAGCTTTAATCGGACCACGCCAGTCCGGCAAAACCACGCTGGCGCGCTCTTTGTCAACTGACTATTTCGATCTGGAACAAGAACCAGAACAACTGCGTCTGGACGTCCAATGGCCTTCGTTGATCAAGACCAAACGCCTTATAGTCCTTGACGAGGCCCAGTCATGGCCGGAATTATTTCCGCGCTTACGTGGGGCAATAGATATGGAACGACAAAGGCTTGGTCGCTTCCTGCTGCTGGGTTCTGTTTCACCGGCGCTCATGAAACATGTTTCTGAGTCCCTGGCAGGACGTCTCTCCCTGGTTGAATTAACCCCTTTGACTCTCACCGAACTTCCTGATATCCCAATGACGGAATTATGGTTACGGGGTGGTTTTCCTGATGGCGGTGTTTTGACGTCCGACCGCTATCCACAATGGCAAAAGGACTATCTCGACCTCATGACGCAACGTGACTTACCAAGCTGGGGGTTAAGCGCCAAACCACAAGTGATGCAACGTTTGTTGAGAATGTTGGCAGCCGTTCATGGCCAATTGTGGAATGCCTCGCAAATTGGTCAAAGCCTCGGCCTTTCGTACCATACGGTCAATACCTATGTCCATTTTCTGGAAGGGACTTTTCTCATTCGGAAGCTTCAACCCTGGTTTGCAAATGTGAAGAAACGGCTTGTTCGTAGTCCGAAGTGTTATTGGCGTGATACCGGCATTCTTCACAGTTTGCTTGGTGTTCAGGACTATGAAACGCTTCTTAATCAACCATGGGTGGGCGCAAGTTGGGAAGGGTTTGTTATCGGGCAAATCCTGGACACCTTGAATATGACCGGATGGCCGGTGGATCCATGGTTCTTCCGTACGGCTGATGGCGCTGAGATTGATCTCATGTTCCGTTACAAGAACAAATTATGGGCTATTGAAGTGAAGTTGACGTCGAACCCTTCTTTGCAGGATTTTGACAGCCTCAACCGCGCTGCCGATCTGGTTGGAGCGGATAAACGTGTACTTGTCTCCCAGACAACACAGTCAGCAGTTGGAAAAATGCAGATTTCATGCTCGTTACAGGAGTTGTTGGAAATGTTCGTTAAACCGGAATAG